A region of uncultured Carboxylicivirga sp. DNA encodes the following proteins:
- a CDS encoding sialate O-acetylesterase — MKIGIAILLSLLTISGFARKKGDEFKLFYLGGQSNMEGYGYSKDLPDSLLNALDDVWIYHGNPVGDGNESGGLGIWEPLKPGHGTGFKSDGTKNMLSDRFGLELSFACRLKQLYPNEKIAIIKYARGGSSIDSLAGGNFGCWEPDYQGKGGINQWDYFLKTINGALSQTDINGDGKEDALIPCGIAWMQGESDADKTVEIAQRYEASLKRLMDMIRAAFRTDDMPVVIGKITDSWNHKRGIVWPYGDLVRQAQEDYVRKDNKAEIVRETKYYHYSDPWHYQSKDYIDFGKRMADKMYKLME; from the coding sequence ATGAAGATTGGAATTGCAATTCTCCTATCACTTTTAACCATTTCGGGTTTTGCCAGGAAAAAGGGAGATGAATTTAAGTTGTTTTATTTGGGTGGTCAGTCCAATATGGAAGGGTATGGCTATAGCAAGGACTTGCCAGATAGTTTATTGAATGCCTTGGATGATGTCTGGATATATCATGGTAATCCGGTTGGCGATGGAAATGAAAGTGGAGGTTTAGGTATTTGGGAACCTCTGAAGCCAGGCCATGGAACAGGTTTTAAATCGGATGGTACAAAAAATATGTTGAGCGATCGATTTGGTTTGGAGCTGAGTTTTGCATGTCGCTTAAAACAGCTTTATCCAAATGAAAAGATTGCAATTATTAAATATGCCCGGGGAGGAAGTTCTATTGATAGCCTTGCCGGAGGTAATTTTGGTTGCTGGGAACCTGATTACCAGGGAAAAGGTGGAATTAATCAATGGGACTATTTTTTAAAAACAATTAATGGAGCTTTATCCCAAACAGATATTAACGGTGACGGTAAAGAGGATGCTTTAATACCTTGTGGAATAGCATGGATGCAGGGAGAGAGTGATGCTGATAAAACAGTGGAAATTGCTCAGCGGTACGAGGCCAGTTTAAAGCGCCTGATGGATATGATACGAGCTGCTTTTCGTACAGATGATATGCCTGTTGTGATTGGTAAAATTACTGATTCGTGGAATCATAAGAGAGGAATTGTATGGCCTTACGGTGATCTGGTTCGCCAGGCTCAGGAAGATTATGTACGTAAAGATAACAAAGCTGAAATTGTTAGGGAAACCAAGTATTACCATTATTCAGATCCCTGGCATTATCAGAGCAAAGACTATATCGATTTTGGTAAAAGAATGGCCGATAAGATGTATAAGTTGATGGAATAG
- a CDS encoding T9SS type A sorting domain-containing protein, translated as MKCTLKCSVMFAMFLIGSNLWSQSISIKHSDGSSTEFEINNLKSIVFTNNNLLFNKTEGASNYYSIFYTQQLFFDASTAVDKNLSLTDAISVYPNPASSSINVQMNEVTEGKISVYSITGELIKRNDIEGLNTAIDISSLTNGIYLLQVNNQTIKFIKQ; from the coding sequence ATGAAATGTACATTGAAATGTAGCGTTATGTTCGCTATGTTCTTGATTGGGTCTAATCTTTGGAGCCAGTCAATAAGCATTAAACATTCAGACGGATCCAGTACTGAATTTGAAATTAATAATCTGAAAAGCATTGTTTTTACCAACAACAATCTCCTTTTCAATAAAACAGAAGGTGCTTCTAACTATTACAGTATTTTTTATACTCAACAGTTATTTTTTGATGCCTCTACCGCGGTTGATAAGAATCTTTCCTTGACTGATGCAATTAGTGTCTATCCTAATCCGGCGAGCAGTTCTATCAACGTTCAAATGAACGAAGTGACAGAAGGAAAAATTTCAGTTTATTCCATCACAGGAGAGTTAATTAAGCGAAACGATATCGAAGGATTAAATACTGCCATCGACATCAGTTCATTAACTAATGGCATCTATCTTCTTCAAGTTAATAACCAAACCATCAAATTCATCAAGCAATGA
- a CDS encoding carbohydrate-binding domain-containing protein, with translation MKKILLLICILSLGAFVKAQQYIHFYNQNTPETYELFESDSIYFSNDQSTLYFLNNGTVISKITSDVDSIAFTRNNSYNIYINYDGSSVSIINPLADQGVSITTEGAYVTVSSTMDTKDINYICSGTTSNGMLKVYSLKRFNILLDGVNITNPVGPAINIQTDTKATIHLVAGTSNYLADGATYNDPVITEGEEEDQKAALFSEAKLVFIGGGSLDVTGYGEDQHAIRSDDEIIINEGNITIISSVKDGIHAADGFYMYGGNLDITASGDGIDGDEGVVEIQNGSVVINSAADDVKAIACDSTMTISNSVIELTILGDQSKGLKSKQPMQLINCSITGTAAGATVLEASGSGYDPSYCTFIKSDDDLTLTGTSIDITTTGMGSRGISGDANVLVNSGTITIVSSGNGTTYTNEEGVKDAYHGACMSIDGDLTINGGTLSLSNSGTGGRGISVDGSIYYGDGSTSPQMDVTTTGSSIVINQWQGDYDEAKAIKADESITISSGNLTISSADDGLKAENSVLINGGLVDIQKSVEGIEAPYITINDGEVRVKASDDCLNATFGNGGEGDDGSKLYINNGSIYLSGTGGDALDSNGSMAISGGTILVHGPQSSPEVGMDVNGSSVITGGFILISGTNSNMTYNFTSGSTQPAILFKTNTRLNAGSLIHLEDSNGNDLFTFAPERNYYSIIFSSDELSIGTTYKLYTGGSYSGDENDGLYTNGSYTSGSLRKTFTISSTISTVTF, from the coding sequence ATGAAAAAAATACTTTTACTCATCTGTATTTTAAGCCTTGGTGCGTTTGTCAAGGCCCAGCAATATATCCACTTTTACAACCAAAATACACCTGAAACTTATGAACTGTTTGAATCAGACAGTATTTATTTCAGTAACGACCAGAGTACTCTATACTTCCTTAACAATGGTACCGTTATTTCTAAAATTACTTCAGATGTTGACAGTATCGCTTTTACCCGCAATAACAGTTATAATATCTATATTAACTATGATGGTTCGAGTGTAAGCATCATTAATCCATTGGCCGACCAAGGGGTAAGCATCACCACCGAAGGTGCCTACGTTACCGTAAGCTCAACAATGGATACAAAGGATATTAACTATATCTGTTCAGGTACAACAAGTAATGGAATGCTTAAAGTATATTCGCTAAAGCGTTTTAATATCCTGCTTGATGGCGTCAACATTACCAATCCTGTGGGTCCGGCTATAAATATTCAAACAGATACAAAAGCAACCATACATCTTGTTGCCGGCACAAGTAATTATCTGGCTGATGGTGCAACCTACAACGATCCGGTCATTACAGAAGGTGAAGAAGAAGATCAGAAAGCGGCCCTGTTTAGTGAAGCCAAATTGGTTTTTATCGGCGGTGGGTCATTGGATGTAACCGGATACGGAGAGGACCAACATGCCATTCGTTCGGATGATGAGATCATCATTAACGAAGGAAACATAACCATTATCAGTAGTGTGAAGGACGGTATTCATGCAGCTGATGGATTTTATATGTATGGCGGAAATCTCGACATTACTGCTTCGGGTGATGGCATTGACGGCGACGAAGGTGTGGTTGAAATTCAAAACGGATCAGTTGTAATTAATAGTGCTGCAGATGATGTTAAAGCAATAGCCTGCGACAGCACTATGACAATTAGCAACAGCGTTATTGAATTAACTATTCTGGGTGATCAGTCCAAAGGATTAAAAAGTAAACAACCCATGCAACTGATTAACTGTTCCATCACAGGTACCGCAGCCGGAGCCACCGTTTTGGAGGCTTCCGGTTCGGGATATGATCCCTCATATTGTACTTTTATCAAAAGTGATGACGATCTGACATTAACCGGTACTAGCATTGATATTACCACCACAGGGATGGGATCAAGAGGTATTTCGGGCGATGCAAATGTACTTGTAAATAGTGGTACAATCACTATTGTTTCGAGTGGCAATGGCACAACCTACACCAATGAGGAAGGTGTTAAAGATGCCTACCACGGAGCATGTATGTCAATCGATGGTGATCTGACAATTAATGGTGGCACATTATCATTATCCAATTCCGGAACCGGAGGGAGAGGAATTTCAGTTGATGGTTCCATTTATTATGGAGATGGTTCAACATCCCCTCAAATGGATGTTACAACAACAGGTTCTTCTATTGTTATTAACCAATGGCAGGGAGATTATGACGAAGCCAAAGCAATAAAAGCAGATGAATCCATAACTATCAGCAGTGGCAATCTTACAATTTCAAGTGCTGATGATGGATTAAAGGCTGAAAATTCAGTACTTATAAACGGAGGTTTAGTAGATATACAAAAGTCTGTTGAAGGTATAGAAGCACCTTACATTACAATTAACGATGGTGAAGTAAGAGTGAAAGCATCTGATGATTGTTTGAATGCCACCTTTGGTAATGGTGGTGAAGGAGATGATGGCAGTAAACTTTATATCAACAATGGATCTATTTATTTGAGTGGAACAGGAGGTGATGCCTTGGACAGTAACGGAAGCATGGCAATTTCGGGTGGAACGATTCTGGTTCACGGACCGCAATCCTCACCAGAAGTTGGAATGGATGTCAATGGAAGTTCTGTAATAACCGGAGGTTTTATCCTGATTTCCGGAACCAACTCGAATATGACCTACAACTTTACCAGTGGATCAACTCAACCTGCTATATTATTTAAAACAAATACAAGATTAAATGCAGGAAGCCTAATTCATCTGGAAGATAGTAACGGGAATGATCTTTTTACTTTCGCTCCTGAAAGAAATTATTACTCAATAATTTTCTCCTCTGATGAATTAAGTATAGGCACGACTTATAAATTATATACCGGTGGCTCTTATAGTGGCGATGAAAACGATGGATTATACACCAACGGAAGCTACACCAGCGGATCATTAAGAAAAACCTTTACGATAAGTAGTACAATAAGTACAGTAACCTTTTAG
- a CDS encoding histidine kinase: MLVLVSLSISVLFQFGAFFITISLIPKTKFNVAWISISIGLLLMAFRRLNDLLALIYETDNSTLSQVNNWIAVVISATMLIASIYIRKIFAQLNHLENIRKDNESKVLSAILQTEEKERKHFSKELHDGLGPILSSIKMLLSALNTPSHDKENNEILSRTETAVDQAIQTTKEISNFLNPKVLERFGLKKALQNYVDDIEASGKLKVRLEINLTDEIADYNISLILYRVYCELINNTLKHANAKTVFISMYVHQQSVIALYEDDGIGLDQSKALSKGSGILNIKSRVKSINGNFELSTEQGNGIYIKIEIPI, encoded by the coding sequence ATGCTTGTTTTAGTGTCATTAAGTATTTCAGTATTATTCCAGTTTGGAGCCTTCTTCATTACCATTAGCCTTATACCAAAGACTAAATTTAATGTAGCCTGGATTAGTATCTCAATTGGTTTACTTCTAATGGCCTTCAGGCGATTAAACGATTTACTAGCCCTGATTTATGAAACCGATAACAGCACGCTCTCTCAGGTAAATAACTGGATAGCCGTAGTGATATCGGCAACCATGTTGATTGCATCCATCTATATCAGAAAAATCTTTGCTCAGTTAAATCATCTTGAAAATATAAGAAAAGACAATGAGTCGAAAGTACTGAGTGCAATATTGCAAACGGAAGAAAAAGAAAGGAAGCATTTCTCAAAAGAATTACACGATGGTCTGGGCCCCATATTAAGCTCTATCAAAATGTTATTATCAGCGTTAAACACTCCCTCGCATGATAAAGAAAACAATGAAATTCTGTCAAGAACCGAAACAGCCGTTGATCAGGCAATACAGACAACAAAAGAGATATCAAACTTTCTGAACCCTAAAGTACTTGAAAGATTTGGCCTTAAAAAAGCCTTACAAAATTATGTAGATGATATTGAAGCTTCAGGGAAATTAAAGGTTAGGCTTGAAATTAATCTAACAGACGAAATAGCCGATTATAATATATCTCTGATTCTATATCGGGTTTATTGCGAACTCATCAATAACACACTTAAACATGCAAATGCTAAAACAGTATTCATATCAATGTATGTTCATCAGCAGAGTGTAATTGCCTTATATGAAGATGATGGTATAGGCCTCGATCAAAGTAAAGCCCTTTCAAAAGGATCGGGTATTTTAAATATCAAATCGCGGGTGAAATCGATTAATGGTAATTTTGAATTATCAACTGAACAGGGAAATGGCATTTACATTAAGATAGAAATACCAATATGA
- a CDS encoding response regulator transcription factor, with amino-acid sequence MKEKLSIYLVDDHILFREGIRFLLEKCDNVIAIYEANNGKELLENVEAVSPDIILMDIDMPEMNGIEATYNTLQILPDCKIVALSMHADECFYKDMIDAGAKGFLLKNSRFEDLQKAIEEVSKGNSFFSPEILNSILKNMSKAHKPDRSSELTEREAEVLLHICQGLQNGEIADLLFLSKRTVDKHRQNILLKTESRNTAELVVYAIKNGYYKL; translated from the coding sequence ATGAAAGAAAAGCTAAGTATATATCTGGTTGACGATCATATTCTTTTCCGCGAAGGCATTCGTTTTTTGTTGGAAAAATGCGATAATGTTATTGCTATTTATGAAGCAAATAATGGCAAAGAGCTATTGGAAAATGTTGAGGCGGTTTCGCCCGATATTATATTAATGGACATTGACATGCCCGAAATGAATGGAATAGAAGCCACATATAATACCTTGCAGATTTTACCCGACTGCAAAATTGTAGCCTTATCTATGCATGCCGATGAATGCTTTTATAAAGATATGATAGATGCCGGGGCAAAAGGCTTTTTATTAAAAAACTCCCGTTTTGAAGATCTTCAGAAAGCCATTGAAGAAGTATCAAAAGGCAATAGTTTTTTCTCACCCGAGATTTTGAATTCTATTCTCAAGAATATGAGCAAAGCTCATAAACCGGATCGCTCATCAGAACTAACCGAACGAGAAGCTGAAGTATTATTACATATTTGCCAGGGTTTGCAAAATGGAGAAATTGCCGATTTACTATTCTTAAGTAAACGCACTGTTGATAAACACCGCCAAAACATCCTGCTTAAAACGGAATCAAGAAATACCGCAGAGCTAGTCGTTTATGCTATTAAAAACGGTTACTATAAATTATAA
- a CDS encoding inorganic phosphate transporter, with the protein MLIPFIIPFLVAMFLSINMGASGTAPAFSAAYGSKIIKESLIPGLFGLAVFAGAIIGGKETAKTIGSGLLSPELMSFSVVSIILFSVAISLLLANIMGIPQSTSQSTVTAVVAPAIYFNSFDSHKLFYEILPTWFIMPVLSFILAYCIGKYIYKPLRRRGYTISSKLNQSPYIKALVLIMSMYVAFSIGTNNVANAVGPITTMAFNELNIASSNFVQVMILGTLIVAPCFGIGSSIMGNKVLRNTGKEIVMFGRIEAAIIAFLSASLLLVASLIKGIPTSLVQLNVAAIIGIGIAKLGHKNILRKTEVKRFFIMWMISPCISFLLSLSLIFIFDYYQILKIY; encoded by the coding sequence ATGCTTATTCCATTTATAATTCCTTTTTTGGTTGCCATGTTTTTATCCATCAATATGGGAGCCAGTGGCACAGCACCTGCCTTTTCGGCAGCTTATGGATCAAAAATCATCAAAGAAAGTTTAATTCCCGGACTATTTGGGCTGGCCGTCTTTGCAGGTGCTATCATTGGTGGTAAAGAAACAGCCAAAACAATTGGGAGTGGTTTATTATCTCCCGAACTAATGTCGTTTTCGGTTGTTTCCATCATTCTTTTCTCAGTGGCAATTTCATTGTTGCTTGCCAACATAATGGGAATACCTCAATCAACCAGCCAATCAACCGTAACAGCAGTTGTTGCACCCGCTATCTATTTTAACTCATTTGACAGCCATAAACTCTTTTATGAGATTTTGCCAACCTGGTTTATTATGCCGGTGCTATCATTTATACTTGCTTACTGCATAGGGAAATATATCTACAAACCGCTTCGCAGGCGAGGTTATACCATTTCATCAAAGCTTAATCAGAGTCCTTATATAAAAGCTTTGGTGCTGATAATGTCTATGTATGTGGCATTTTCGATAGGAACTAATAACGTTGCCAATGCCGTTGGACCCATCACTACCATGGCCTTTAATGAATTAAATATTGCCAGCAGCAACTTTGTTCAGGTAATGATCCTCGGCACTTTAATCGTTGCTCCTTGCTTTGGTATTGGCAGCTCAATAATGGGAAATAAAGTACTCAGAAATACAGGCAAAGAGATTGTAATGTTTGGCAGAATTGAAGCCGCAATCATTGCTTTTCTATCAGCCTCACTCCTGCTTGTTGCATCACTTATTAAAGGGATCCCAACATCCCTCGTTCAATTAAATGTGGCAGCCATAATTGGTATTGGAATAGCCAAGTTAGGTCACAAAAACATTTTAAGAAAAACTGAAGTGAAGCGGTTTTTTATTATGTGGATGATATCACCATGCATTTCATTTCTGTTAAGTTTAAGTCTGATTTTTATTTTCGATTACTACCAAATCCTTAAAATTTACTAA
- a CDS encoding tetratricopeptide repeat-containing sensor histidine kinase has protein sequence MGKNTALIILCFLFTKFISLGQSSKTDSLLGLLQNEMVDTTRIDILNELGNELILKSQKESQDYYIEARQKSIDVNDTIRIVTSLIGLCDVYSMNGEYKRALEYITEAMNYAYNNYDLLATCHSRLAIEYYNLGKDEESIKHDRLALHYDMLLKDSFKIAYDLHNIGTYFLGTEHNDSATCYYKKSNEYIKNIDDELTAYNNSRIGFAHSHAKEYDTAINYHLLALERFERDSSLYEMAMEETYLANLQSLKNNYTKTREHIDNAKKYSYDLNNHALIKTVHHLYYELYNNQKNYEKALEHTLLKQAYGDSIEKKNQENIIERLRTEQSYGEQQRTLESTEKSNKELASKQQKLLILSISTIILLIICIVVLIENRLKQIKNKELLVQVNQINDYQKKLLSIIGHDLRDSVGNMKNFTELMHYNLLENKSINQMVTKFVPMVNSTYDLLNNLLFWSKNNSNHFTPQYESVSNLKLITETIKHVDHLAKAKEIEIVEMVDEAFLECDKNMMLTILRNLLTNAIKFSYPNSKIHIGSNAVENMILFSICDHGVGMTNEQITKVLSEDINERSKGTAGEHGSGLGLSLCFSFVKKHNGQISAVSSPGKGSTFYLHLPLSKHQKIDSKNVERPVACWIKKHILK, from the coding sequence ATGGGGAAGAATACTGCACTAATTATTTTGTGCTTCTTATTTACAAAGTTTATATCACTTGGACAATCAAGCAAAACTGACAGTTTGTTGGGATTGTTACAGAATGAGATGGTTGATACAACACGCATTGACATCTTAAACGAACTGGGGAATGAACTCATCCTTAAGTCTCAAAAGGAATCTCAGGATTATTATATCGAAGCGCGTCAAAAGTCGATAGATGTTAATGATACCATCAGAATTGTTACAAGTCTGATTGGTCTTTGTGATGTTTATTCAATGAACGGTGAATACAAAAGAGCGCTTGAATATATTACCGAGGCAATGAATTATGCCTACAATAACTATGACCTATTAGCCACATGTCATAGTCGTTTAGCAATTGAATATTACAACCTGGGTAAGGATGAAGAATCTATAAAGCACGACAGACTGGCACTTCATTATGATATGCTTCTTAAAGACTCCTTCAAAATAGCTTATGATCTTCATAATATTGGAACCTATTTTCTGGGGACAGAGCATAACGATTCGGCAACCTGTTATTATAAAAAATCGAATGAATACATTAAGAATATTGATGATGAATTAACTGCATATAATAACAGTCGAATTGGTTTTGCTCACAGTCATGCCAAAGAATATGACACAGCTATTAACTATCATTTATTGGCATTAGAACGTTTCGAAAGAGATAGTTCGTTATATGAGATGGCAATGGAAGAAACCTATCTGGCCAATCTTCAATCATTAAAAAACAACTATACAAAAACTCGCGAACACATTGATAATGCTAAAAAGTATAGTTATGATTTAAATAATCATGCCTTGATAAAAACGGTACATCACCTTTACTATGAGTTGTACAACAATCAAAAAAACTATGAAAAGGCTTTAGAACATACATTATTAAAACAAGCTTATGGTGATTCAATTGAAAAGAAAAACCAGGAGAATATAATAGAGAGACTTCGAACGGAACAATCTTATGGAGAACAACAAAGAACTCTGGAATCAACAGAAAAGAGTAATAAAGAACTGGCCAGTAAACAACAAAAGCTTTTAATCCTCAGTATCTCTACAATTATCTTATTAATTATCTGCATTGTTGTACTCATTGAAAACAGACTGAAACAAATCAAGAATAAGGAACTACTTGTTCAGGTTAACCAAATAAACGACTATCAGAAAAAACTTCTTTCTATTATAGGTCACGACTTAAGAGATTCGGTAGGTAACATGAAGAACTTTACGGAATTAATGCACTATAACTTACTCGAAAATAAATCGATTAATCAAATGGTGACCAAATTTGTTCCGATGGTAAATTCTACTTATGATTTGCTCAACAATCTTCTGTTTTGGTCGAAAAATAACAGCAACCACTTTACGCCACAATATGAATCTGTTAGTAACCTTAAATTAATAACTGAGACCATCAAGCACGTTGATCATTTGGCTAAAGCAAAAGAAATTGAAATTGTAGAAATGGTTGATGAAGCATTTTTAGAATGCGATAAAAATATGATGCTGACTATTTTACGCAACCTTTTAACTAATGCAATTAAATTTTCATACCCTAATTCAAAAATTCATATCGGATCAAATGCTGTTGAGAATATGATATTATTTTCGATTTGCGATCATGGCGTTGGGATGACAAATGAGCAAATTACAAAAGTTCTAAGCGAAGATATTAATGAACGTTCAAAAGGAACTGCAGGAGAGCATGGTTCTGGTCTGGGACTTTCGTTGTGCTTCTCATTTGTAAAAAAACACAACGGTCAGATAAGCGCAGTAAGTTCACCTGGCAAAGGAAGTACTTTCTACCTGCACCTTCCATTAAGCAAACACCAAAAGATTGATTCAAAAAATGTTGAAAGACCAGTTGCCTGCTGGATTAAAAAACACATATTAAAATAA
- a CDS encoding chromate transporter: protein MLSDLYKLAVSFFRIGLFNFGGGLAMIPLILEELERNNWMKQEAFFNFFSLSQMTPGAIAMNTASYIGGSVAGITGSIVATTSLAAPSIIVMLILARFLRKVKESEIKEAIFAGLKPVTVALILYAGLMVIRETHFGSMLADVNWMAVVLSLVCLSIIIWVKKIHPILLLVLSGVVGLFLF from the coding sequence ATGTTATCAGATTTATACAAGCTTGCAGTGTCATTTTTTAGAATTGGCTTATTTAATTTCGGAGGAGGCTTAGCCATGATTCCATTGATACTGGAGGAATTGGAACGTAATAACTGGATGAAACAGGAAGCCTTTTTTAACTTCTTTTCTCTTTCTCAGATGACACCCGGAGCCATTGCCATGAATACAGCTTCTTATATTGGAGGAAGCGTAGCAGGTATTACCGGAAGTATTGTAGCTACGACCTCACTGGCTGCTCCATCCATTATTGTGATGTTGATTTTGGCCCGCTTTTTACGAAAAGTAAAAGAGAGCGAAATCAAGGAAGCCATCTTTGCCGGATTAAAACCGGTAACTGTAGCACTTATTTTATATGCCGGATTAATGGTCATTCGTGAAACACACTTTGGAAGTATGCTTGCGGACGTTAATTGGATGGCAGTAGTTCTTTCTTTGGTGTGCTTGAGTATAATCATTTGGGTGAAGAAAATCCATCCTATTTTATTATTGGTGCTTTCGGGTGTTGTTGGTTTGTTTTTATTCTAG
- a CDS encoding chromate transporter produces the protein MAKAKSNFDLFVTFVKLGSVMFGGGYAMIPILEKELVEKKQWISNDELLEIMSLSQMTPGTIAINLATFIGSKRNGIWGGILASLGIIVPSLICVTSLYFVMDSQMSNEYLVKVFTGIRACLAAMILHSVYKLFRSGIKSHIPFLMFTLAIIALLMGLHPIYVILIGAFLGFVWKWIIPSLRKKQKSIKKK, from the coding sequence ATGGCAAAAGCAAAATCAAACTTCGATTTATTCGTAACATTCGTTAAGTTGGGTTCCGTAATGTTTGGTGGTGGGTATGCAATGATACCCATTCTTGAAAAGGAGTTGGTTGAGAAAAAGCAGTGGATTTCCAATGATGAGTTATTGGAAATAATGTCTCTCTCACAGATGACACCCGGAACCATTGCGATTAATCTGGCAACTTTTATTGGAAGCAAACGAAACGGTATCTGGGGAGGCATATTGGCCTCTTTGGGGATAATTGTTCCTTCACTTATTTGTGTTACATCACTCTATTTTGTGATGGACAGTCAGATGTCGAACGAATACCTGGTGAAAGTATTTACCGGTATCAGAGCCTGTCTTGCAGCTATGATTCTCCATTCTGTTTATAAGTTGTTTCGATCAGGTATTAAAAGTCATATCCCTTTTTTAATGTTCACTCTGGCAATTATTGCATTGCTAATGGGCTTGCATCCAATATATGTGATTCTTATCGGGGCATTTTTGGGCTTCGTCTGGAAATGGATTATTCCTTCGCTAAGAAAAAAACAAAAGTCAATTAAAAAGAAATAG
- a CDS encoding cupin domain-containing protein, which yields MLNVLVVYAVAEEKVDLSMPGCRFHYCKTGVGKVSAALAVQESIERYKPEVVLNIGTAGSVQFPVGTIHLCSKFVDRDMEKLHVFGVPYLEDFSEEINQLPFFQRWQFDSTCNTGDTFLTEADGTGDVFDMESFAIARVCRLHQIPFVGVKYVTDKIGENSVKHWEEKLAEAQAGLQKFVDENHLNVPENYLAAEVRQVVDQYQMERHPEGGWYKEVYRSEMEVVKSEDGNNRKALTSIYYLLADSDFSAFHRIQSPEVWYYHKGMPIIIHEINQQGNYRTIELSDANGILQHTVEPGVWFAAELKDGYGFALVSCAVAPGFEFEDFELALKEDLLKQFSEHKEIVNRLTR from the coding sequence ATGTTGAATGTACTGGTTGTTTATGCTGTAGCTGAAGAAAAAGTTGATTTATCGATGCCCGGATGTCGTTTCCACTACTGTAAAACAGGTGTTGGCAAGGTGAGCGCTGCTTTGGCAGTTCAGGAAAGTATTGAAAGGTATAAACCAGAAGTGGTGCTGAATATAGGTACAGCCGGATCTGTTCAGTTTCCGGTTGGAACCATTCATTTATGCAGTAAGTTTGTTGACAGGGACATGGAGAAATTGCATGTTTTTGGGGTGCCATACCTTGAGGATTTTAGTGAGGAAATAAATCAGTTACCTTTCTTTCAGAGGTGGCAATTTGATAGTACCTGTAACACAGGAGATACTTTTTTAACAGAGGCCGACGGTACAGGTGATGTGTTTGATATGGAATCATTTGCTATTGCAAGAGTCTGTCGGTTGCATCAGATCCCGTTTGTTGGAGTGAAATATGTAACCGATAAGATAGGTGAGAACTCTGTAAAGCATTGGGAGGAAAAACTGGCAGAAGCACAAGCCGGTCTGCAAAAGTTTGTGGATGAAAATCATTTGAATGTACCCGAAAACTATCTGGCCGCAGAGGTTCGTCAAGTAGTGGATCAATATCAAATGGAGCGTCACCCGGAAGGAGGGTGGTACAAAGAAGTGTATCGTTCAGAAATGGAAGTTGTAAAATCTGAAGATGGAAATAACAGAAAAGCACTTACCTCTATCTATTATTTGCTAGCCGACTCTGATTTTTCGGCATTCCATCGGATTCAATCTCCGGAAGTATGGTATTATCATAAGGGTATGCCTATTATTATTCATGAAATTAATCAACAGGGTAACTACCGGACAATTGAGTTGAGTGATGCAAATGGCATTCTTCAGCATACTGTTGAGCCAGGTGTATGGTTTGCTGCAGAATTAAAAGATGGTTATGGTTTTGCTCTGGTTAGCTGTGCTGTTGCACCCGGTTTTGAATTTGAGGATTTTGAATTGGCTCTAAAGGAGGATTTGTTAAAGCAATTTTCGGAGCATAAAGAAATTGTTAATCGTCTAACCAGATAA